The following proteins are co-located in the Aggregatibacter aphrophilus ATCC 33389 genome:
- a CDS encoding thiol:disulfide interchange protein DsbA/DsbL encodes MLRVGSFIILLCIGHVAFAQHEEAFSTDSPRQLLDDETIQFEDGKDYFSYVEPVSFPPRSDHKILIEFFFDYDCRVCSSAQDVLDLYEQINRDKVALVEHPVATAKARFSANVFYTLQHLDAENVSSALMFETSEKTNYIRLSQMDNLLPWLENQGVERSKFLRTYHSEKVKRDVDYAIHLTEDYGVFTFPYVVINGKYVLTASTLYNDDYALAVLDYLINKKE; translated from the coding sequence ATGTTACGGGTCGGGTCATTCATCATATTGTTATGTATTGGTCATGTTGCCTTCGCGCAACATGAAGAGGCATTTTCTACCGATTCCCCGAGACAATTATTGGACGACGAAACCATTCAATTTGAAGACGGCAAAGACTATTTTTCTTATGTGGAGCCTGTTTCATTTCCACCGCGTAGTGATCACAAAATTCTCATTGAGTTTTTCTTTGATTATGACTGCCGTGTATGTTCTTCTGCACAAGATGTGTTAGATCTCTATGAGCAAATTAATCGCGATAAAGTCGCGCTGGTAGAACATCCCGTCGCTACTGCCAAAGCCCGCTTTTCAGCGAATGTATTTTATACCCTACAACATTTAGATGCTGAAAATGTTTCATCCGCTTTGATGTTCGAAACATCGGAAAAAACTAATTATATTCGATTGTCACAAATGGATAATTTACTGCCTTGGTTGGAAAATCAAGGTGTTGAGCGCAGTAAATTCTTACGGACCTATCATTCCGAAAAAGTAAAACGTGACGTAGATTATGCTATTCATTTAACGGAAGATTATGGTGTGTTTACTTTCCCTTATGTGGTGATTAACGGCAAATATGTATTGACCGCCAGCACCTTGTATAACGATGATTATGCCCTTGCGGTGTTGGATTATTTAATCAATAAAAAAGAGTAG